Genomic segment of Arachis hypogaea cultivar Tifrunner chromosome 11, arahy.Tifrunner.gnm2.J5K5, whole genome shotgun sequence:
ACGATGACAGAGAAAGATCTGGGTTTGCCTGTTTCGGATTGCGTTATTGGGATCCCATCATACTTTAATGACTTACAGAGAAGGGCATATCTGGATGCAGCAAAAATTGCTGGGTTGAAGCCTTTGAGATTGATCCATGATTGTACTGCAACTGCTCTTAGCTATGGAATTTATAAAACAGATATTCAAAGTACAGGTTCAATTAGTGTTGCATTTATTGACATTGGTCACTGTGATACTCAGGTCTCAATTGCAGCATTTGAGTTTGGGCAAATGAAGATACTTTCGCATGCATCTGACAGGAGCTTAGGAGGGAGGGATTTTGATGAAGTTCTATTTAATCATTTTGCAGCACAATTTAAGGAGAAGTACAACATTGATGTGTATTCTAATTCTAAAGCAAGCATTAGGTTACGCGCAGCATGCGAGAAGTTGAAGAAAGTTTTGAGTGCAAATCTAGAGGCACCTCtaaatattgaatgcttgatGGATGAGAAAGATGTTAAGGGCTTTATCACGAGGGAAGAATTTGAGAAGCTGGCATCGGAATTATTGGAAAGAGTTTCTGTTCCTTGCAAAAGAGCATTAGTTGATGCAAACTTGACTGCAGAAAAAATTTCTTCTGTGGAACTTGTTGGCTCGGGTTCTAGGATTCCAGCTATCGCTAAGATATTAACATGTCTTTTCAAGAAAGAACCCAGCCGAAAGCTGAATGCAAGTGAGTGTGTAGCTCGTGGTTGTGCTTTACAGTGTGCAATGCTCCATCCCAATTACCGTGTGAGAGAATATGAGGTGTGTATCTGTATATATTCTTAACTTAAATTTGTTTATCTAATATGTTGTAGGTTAAATTTATTTCATGTTCGCAGATTCTTAGCATTGTCAAAAAAACAAGTTATTGCCTAGACTTACTTTTACAAGGTGTCCAGGTTTAACTATGTTGCTGTTAATTGGAATTTCTACGACTTTAGTTTCATATAGGTATAGATAATGTGCCTCTTTATGTTATATTATCCTCTATAAAAATTAATGTAATATCTTGTATTTGTTCAGGTCCGggattcttttcctttttctgttGGACTTTCATCAGATGAAGGTCCAATTAGTGCAGGATCAAATAATGTACTATTCCCCAAAGGCCATCCCATTCCGAGTGTTAAAGTCCTCACATTGCATCGGACCAATTTGTTCAATTTGGAAGCCTTCTATGCTAATCAAAATGAACTACCACCTGGGGCATCTCCTAAACTTGGTTGCTTCACGGTATGCCTAATTTGGAACAATTTGACTTATGTGAAGCAGTTAAAAATATCTTATGCACATATTTATATGTTTAATATCCCCTCCTTTCtcccttattattagttattacccTTGCTCTCTTCTCTTGGCTGCTTTTTGTGTGTCAATAtgagttctattttctttctttgtgggtactcaattttcaaaaatattattccaATACGACAGAAGGATTGTCCTTGGTAGGAAGTAATTGTTGTCACACTCAACGTGTTATTGTTTTTGAGTTGTAAGTTCTTAAGTATTTTGTTTATAATTATCTAGCTGCTGTTATTTGTTCATACTTCATATATGCAAGATTGCAAGCATCTCCTTATGTTCTTTGATTCCTGCTAGAGATGGAAAAATAagcttgttttgatttcaaaggGAGCTATTATTGCTAAACTAATTAGGTACAACAATACAAGAGCATGATGTTCATGTATTTACCTGAATAAATTGTTTTGTTAGGGAAAAAAGGAAGTGTATGTGGTAGTTTATTATGGTTCCTGTATCACTCGTTACTTTTTCTGCATGCCTAAACCTTGTTATATGTTAATGCAATGTTCACTACTTTTCAGATTGGTCCTTTCCAAGGATCCAATGGTAGTAAGACAAAAGTTAAAGTTAGAGTTCAACTAGATTTGCACGGCATTGTCAGGATAGAATCTGCTACAGTAAGTACTAATAAGAAGTTTCTTTCACTGTTTTCAATAGATCATCCGAGAGATCTTGGTATACTCATGAACCCTTTTATGGCTTCAGTTGATCAGGGATCAGGTGGGTGATTCAGTTGCAACGGGTGATTATCATTCAAATTCTGATCCAATGGATGTTGATATTCCAGATACAGTTGCCAATGGAGATGATGATACTTCTGTAAGTACTTTAATGATTTACCACACTGTATCTCGTGCAATTTTGACTTTTCTTTTTGGCAGATCTCAGTTGGTGGAAGTTCTGGATAACTTGTTTATTCTGCATGAAATATATTATAGCTATGATCATATCTGATAATGATTTCTGCAACATATGTTTTATGATCGGTTTTCATGATCTCCATATTATATAGCTGTAACATTTTTCTTATTATCTTTTGGGAATTACTGAGTATGACTGTAGATTAATTCATAAAACTGTTTgaagttaataaaataaaaattaatatcgtATTGCAGGCTGATGGTGCAAGGAAAGATAAAGCCAACAGAAGGCTTAATGTGCCAGTAAGTGAGAATATTGATGGTGCAATGTCAAAGGCTGAAATATCGGAAGCTTATGAAAAAGAACTACAGTTGGCTCAACAGGACAGAACTGTAGAGCTAACCAAAGAAAAGAAGAACACCTTGGAGTCTTATGTCTATGATATGAGAAATAAGGTAGACATAATATCTCAATGAGTATACATGACTGGTTTTTATGGTTCATCATACTTGGTTAATGGAGTCACACACAACCTCTTCCGCAACCACTATATACAGATTTAATGCATTGCATGATCtttctatttttactctttttggGTCTTTTTTAATTGGTACCTTGATATTGAGAGTATTAAATGAGAAACCTTGCGCTATAGTAACTGAAGTCTTGTAGGAGCATGTGTCCATTGATAAGTCTATCAACAACTATCACAATAGTGCATGTCGCATTGGCTTTTGCAAGGCTGTCGATGAAATCATGGACAAATCTTCGTAACTTCAGTAGGAATGGGAACATGTTAATGATCAACTATGATGATTACCATTGGCAAAAATCTTGATTCTGGGAATATTTCCAAATAGTCCTCTTTGTCCCTTCCTACCATAGTAGCCTAGATACCTGCTTCTAGGTTGTAAAGAAATTTGAATGCCTCCAATTGCTTCTTCAGAGAATTTCTGCTTTATCATAGGAATCCTTGGGGAGTTGGTACCACTAGCCTTTCCTTGTGATAGAGTCTACCTCTTTTCAATTGGATTCAGAACCTTCTTGAGTCCTCCCTTGCAATAAAGCTTGATTAATCTCTTTTAGCTTGATGTCTGCTTGGACATCTTCTTTCAATCCCTCTTAGGCTCCTACTTTCAGAAGGTCACGAAAATATTTTACTATAGTCGAGCTTGAGAGACAGTCCATCTGCTGCCATAACGTGTTCCAGGCTCCCAACTTTTATGGTAGATCTCGAAATCAAAAACCAAGTTTAGCAATGATTTCAAACTTTACTAGTGAGTATGCACTATGCACCACAGTATTCCTCCCCTATAAGCAGTACCTCCATTTTTGAATGATCAACGCAATAACCATTAGCTTACTCCCTTGATCGACTTCTGTTGTTTAGGCTCATATGAGGTATGGTATTCATTCTTGAATCAATAACCGTAGACACTTGCTTGAGGCATGGAAtgatccttttaattctttttctcaATTGATGTTGTCAAGTGTGATCTCGCATTATACATTTTTTAagtgggaccaagagaaaatgTGAGAGAAAATGTTGTATGATAAAAGAGCACGCTTGACGATAACAATGAGAGGATCTATTCCTCCAGAGGCACCCTTAAAGCATGGAACAAGTACAGGCAGTGATGCCATTGCCTATTTTAGGTTCTCAAAAACTAGTTGCGCTTCCACTCACCGTTGGAATTTTTCTTTCAATAGTTGCATTAGAGGCTAAGCTATCATTCGCCTATAATAGCCAGCTAGACTTAAGAACCCCCTCAACCACTTCAAATCTGTTGGTGGTGCGCAAGACACCATGGTCTCAAGGGATCCGCAGCTACTCCCCCTCCCGGAAATGGTAAAGTTGTTGCTATTGTTATTGATGTATAAGTTCTGCTCCTTCAAAATTTCCAGTGCCTTCGTTAGATGTCCACTTGGCTCAAATACATAGTGTGTACAAGGAGATAGAAGGGAGATAGATAGCAACCAGCCAGAGAAGACCTGTGATCAGTTCCAATAGAAGAGAAAATATAATCGTGAGAATTGGAAGAAAGGAAATATGTTGGATTGATTAGGAGAGAACAAGCTAATTTACTATTCTTTTTGGTAGCTACGTCTGATTAGATAAGGGAGGAAATGGTTGGTTCAATGAGGCCTGGAGGAGTGGATGGAGAAGGGGTTATATATTCCTAGGATATGGTCTTATGTTATATTTATTGCTCTCTTTAAACTTGCGATTCAATTATACTATTTTGAAGTTAATATTCCTCACTCCTATGCCAATTTATTCAATAAATTTAGTGTTATTCAAAATTCTTATTCACAAAGGGGGAGTCTCATAACAAATAGTTGTCTCTGGGTGTTGTTGAGGTTCAAGTCACGGAAT
This window contains:
- the LOC112720277 gene encoding heat shock 70 kDa protein 16; translation: MSAVGFDIGNENCVIAVVKQRGIDVLLNDESKRETPSVVCFGEKQRFLGSAAAASAMMHLKSTVSQVKRLIGRKFVDDDVERELKMLPIATSQGPDGGILIHLEYLNRTHMFTPVQIMSMLLAHLKTMTEKDLGLPVSDCVIGIPSYFNDLQRRAYLDAAKIAGLKPLRLIHDCTATALSYGIYKTDIQSTGSISVAFIDIGHCDTQVSIAAFEFGQMKILSHASDRSLGGRDFDEVLFNHFAAQFKEKYNIDVYSNSKASIRLRAACEKLKKVLSANLEAPLNIECLMDEKDVKGFITREEFEKLASELLERVSVPCKRALVDANLTAEKISSVELVGSGSRIPAIAKILTCLFKKEPSRKLNASECVARGCALQCAMLHPNYRVREYEVRDSFPFSVGLSSDEGPISAGSNNVLFPKGHPIPSVKVLTLHRTNLFNLEAFYANQNELPPGASPKLGCFTIGPFQGSNGSKTKVKVRVQLDLHGIVRIESATLIRDQVGDSVATGDYHSNSDPMDVDIPDTVANGDDDTSADGARKDKANRRLNVPVSENIDGAMSKAEISEAYEKELQLAQQDRTVELTKEKKNTLESYVYDMRNKLFNTYRSFATDQERDDISKRLQETEEWLYEDGYDETELAYTTKLEDLKKLVDPIENRYKDEEGRNQARRDLLKCILELRGTADSLPPQDKELVLNECNKAEQWLSEKMQQQESLPKNIDPIFWSSDIQGKAEDLKITCQRKLDSRTSPMEEDVGEDKPDASNQP